The Macaca mulatta isolate MMU2019108-1 chromosome 19, T2T-MMU8v2.0, whole genome shotgun sequence sequence atgggTGGGGGTAAAGGGAGGTCTTAGCTATCCTAGTCTATAGGGTTGTCAGGCCCTGAAATCTCAGTCTGCCAACAGGTCCTTAGAGCTGACCACAGCCACAGTACTCAGGGAGCCACTCCCAAACCAACTCTCAAGGCCGCCTGGCTTGTCAGACTCCATCAGAACCTTCTAGTTCTCCAGAGCCCCTGGTGAGCACACCAAAACATTCTGATCCATCAGACATCACTAAAGCATGCCAGCTTGCTGGAAGCCACCAAACCAATCTAACCTATCAGACCACACAAAGCATTCTGGTCCAAGGGACCCTTCCATGGCTCACTGAACTCTACACCGGGCCACACTGGCCTGACAGAGCCACCACACATTTGGCTCACCCAATTCAACGAAACAAAGCCACGCagacacaggcatgcacacaaaaggcaggggtgggaagggaggtcttTAACAGTAGTTTGCACTAGGTCCATCTCCCACCCCTCCCTCCAGGGCGAGTTCGCAGACTTGACGTGTTTGAATGGAGATGACCCTGACAATATTGGGTTTTTTTCCCTTAGAGTTCTCCAGATTGGATCCAAGTCCCGTGCCTTATTCTCTTCCTAGGAAGACCCCCAGGCCAACACCCACCAAAGAAGGGTGTGGAGGGAGAAGGCAGGTCAGAGACTGGTCACTGTCCAATACAGGAAGTACATGCTTCAGTCTAATGACATCACAGGAAGTGACCTCTAGGCACCACCAGAAGTACATCTTCCCATGATATCACCAAAGTGACCTTCAAGGAAGAACTCATTGAGACATCACAGGAAGTACCTGCTCTCTTACGTTCACAGGAAGTAACCTCTGGGGAACTGCTTCCTGTGACATCATAAGAAGCGCCCAGAAGCACCCCAGAAAGTACTCAGTGACATCACAACAGAGGCCCTCATTGCCATTACTCTAAACCATCAGAGATACCACACCAAGTTGATCCAGCCTCTTGCGAGTCTTGCCCACAGGACTGGCCCAATCCCAGAGCTGGCATCCTTCCCAGCAGCACCGTCCCTGCCCCCCATACAACCTGACAACAAAAGAGTGAACATTCCCACCTAGAGGGACAGCTCCAGTGGGAGGAGAGTAGCTGAGAAGATCTGGGAACTCTGGGGTCCCTGCTCCAAATGCCCCATTTCAGCTCAGACGCCTCTGCTACCTCTACTCCCATGGCTTCCCTCAGATCTAGAACTGAAAGCAGAGAGGTGGGGTATTGTGTTTTGGGGAAGCCCCTCATTCTGGATGACCCAGaggctccctcccctcctcccatatggaaacaaaaacttataaagggggaaaaatccttaccaaaaaaaaagaaaaaaaaaaggagggaaagaaagagaaaataacgctttgttttctattaaaatcaacaaaatgcaATATATACAGATATCACACAGACCTGGGCCCTGGGACAGGAAGGGTCAGGCCCAGCCAAgcacagggagggaggaaggaggggtcAGTTCcgggctggggagggggcttctGAGCCCCCTTCCCAACCGTCACTCAATCCTGCCTATGACTACCAGAAGGGGAGGGTGCAGTCGGGCCTACCCCAGCCCCATCCCAAGAGGAGCAGGACTACACcaagctgaggtcaggagttggggggaggaggagagggaggaggaggagatgggaggagagagaagggtggGAGCACACACCACAGGCCTCATCCCACTTTCTGGGGGTTTGAGGCCCTCACTCCCTGCTCGTAGGTGACCCGCTGACTGATGAGGTATTGAGCGGCTTGCGTGGCCGCGGGGCTGCCCGTGATGGTGACCCGCCGGTTCCGCGTGCCTGGCAGGAACTCGCCCTTCTTGGAGATCTGGATGCGAGCGCCCGTCAGCTCCTGGTACTCCACCAACGTCTTGCCCCCCTTCCCCAGGATGGCTCCCACCAGGTTCTCAGGCACCGCAATCTCCACCAGCTCCTTGGCACTCTCAGCCGCCAGCTTCTCCGCTGTCAGGAAGCCCCCGGCCGCACCGGCCGCGGCTGCAGCGGCCACCAGCGGACCGCCCCCTCCGCCCGCCCCGCCGCCCGCCCCGGCCCCGAGGTAGCCGTTGGCGGCTGCGGCCAACGCAAAGGACCCCAGGGCTCCGGGaggcgggggcggcggcggggcGGCCCCTCCAGCTGGCCCGGCCCCGGCCTCGCCCGCGTAGGATGCCAGGAGGTTGGCGGCGGCAGCGGCTGCGGGGTTGGCCCCGGCGGCCACGGCAGCCAGGACGCCGGAGGCTGCGGCCGAGTTGAGGCCCAGGCCCAGGGAGTTGGTGTTGTAGCCGTAACTGGCCAGCGTGTTAAGCGCCGTGCTGATGGCCAGCAGGTCGGTGCCTGAGAAGGCGGGCAGCGCGGCGGGAAAGGCTCCCACGCCAGCCAGCCCGGCGGGGCCCAACAGGCCGGAGGCAGCGGCGGCCGACGCTGCGGCCGCGGCTGGCAGCACATCCGCGGGGCTGGCGTACGGAGAGCCGGTGGGATTGGAGTTGGCCACGGGGCCTGCCACATTGGCGTAGCTGATGTTGAGGCAGCTGCTGCTCTGGGGGTCTTCTTGTACCTTCTGCACGATGGCGCTCACAGCCTTGTGCACCTGCTCGGGCTCGCCGCTGACCGTCACCACGCGCTCCTGCAGGTTGATGCCCTCTGGCTTCTGGGACAGCTGCACCCACGCTCCTGACTGTTCCATCACGGCTTTCACCGTGGCGCCCCCCTTGCCGATGATCAGGCCCGCCGTGCTGTTGGGGACGATCAGCTTGGCCTGCGTGGGGAGCAAAAGAGAGggtctttaattttattttttaaaattaaattaaattaggccgggcgcggtggctcacgcctgtaatcccagcactttgggaggccgaggcgggcagatcacgaggtcaggagattgagaccacggtgaaaccctgtctctactaaaaatacaaaaaattaactgggcgtgatggcgggcgcctgtagtcccagctactcgggaggctaaggccggagaatggcgtgaacccgggaagcagaggttgcagtgagctgagatcacgccactgcactccagcctgggtgacagagcaagacttcgtcttaaaaaaaaaaaaaattaaattgaattaaattaggctgggcacggtggctctcgcctgtattcccagccctTTGccgggctgaggcaggcagatcacttgaggtcaggagttgcaaactagcctggctaacacggtgaaactccgtctctataaaaatcCAAAAGTTAGTCAGCTGTATGTTAgttagcacatgcctgtaatcccagctactcaggaggctgaggtaggagaattgcttgaacccaggaggtggaggatgcagtgagctgagctcgggccattgcactccagcctgggtgacagagggagaccctttctcaaaacaaaataaaataaaattacatatatataaaatacatatgtagagacggggccttgctatgttgcccaggctggtcttgaactcctgaccgcaagtgatcctcctgccttagcctcctaaagtgttgggattacagatctgAGCCACCAAGCTGGCGAAGGGAGGGTCTTTACAGTGGCTGGAGACTGCGAAGTCTCAGGTCATTCCCCACCTCTCCTCTCCAGTGTCCAAAATCAGGCCCAGCATGGCCTTTTGACATGCACCAGTATGGTCCAACTGGTTGTTAAACATATTGAAATATTTCAGGTCAGGTGCAacagctcaggcctgtaatcccagcactttgacaggctgaggtgggaggatcacttgagcccaggagtttgagaccagcctgggcaacatagcaagaccttgcctctaacattaatttttaaaaaaaaactgaaatatatcCACAACAGTTGGTTAATGAATAGCCCCTCAACCACCCTGTCCCATGTACCTGGGACTCTTGGTGCCTCCTCTGTGTCCAGCATCTAAAAGCTTAATGGCTGATCCAATGGGGCTTTCCAGGAGCTCACTCCAAGCTTGCACTGTGGCCCACCCATGCCTTTTAGTGTTAAGTACTCTGACTTCCAGCCCTCGAAAAGCCTTCATTAAGCTCTTACTTTACAGATGAGCCTCTTGAGGCCCAAGAGGTGAAAGGACTTGTCCTAAGGCCCCCCAGTTAGTGACGGAGCTGAAATCTAGGCTCTTGGGTTCCTGATCTATTGTGCTCCCCTAGACATGGTCTTCTCGTTTAACTCTCTGCTGTTATGGGCTGAAATTGTGTCCccttcaaattcatatgttgaaggcGTAACTCCCAGTACTTTAGAATTTGACTACATTTGGAGaaagggtctttaaagaggtaattaaggtaaaaggGGGTTATTAGGGCAGGCCCTAATTTACTGACCGGTGTCCTTATAAgcagagattaggacacagatgCACACAGAGGGAACAGTGTGTGAAGGCACAGGGAGAAGAAggtcaaggagagaggcctcagaagaaaccagtcCTGCTGACAGcttgatcttgggcttctggcctccagagtcATGAGATATAAATACCTGTTGTTTAGACCACCCAGTCTCTgtcactttgttatggcagccctagcagactaatCTAGTTGTcgtatctgtaaaatgaagataacatgAAGGCTTTTGTCTGAGAAGGCAGACGTAAGTGGATGTCTTGGATGTCACACAATGGATCAGGAACCCAAGAACCTAGCTTTCAATCTCCTTCTAACTCCTGGGAGGGGAACACTCCAGAATGAAGAAGTTGGTCATTTGAATATGGTGACCTCCCCTCTCTCAGTTGCAGAGCAGCCCATCCTTCAACCACCCATCTGTCCAAGCATCTGCAAGTCTGATCAATCTTAATTCCTGCGGAGatatttcaaaaccagtcatctCCTTTTGCACCTCCGAGAGCATTTCTACATAGAAATTCCTCCCTCTCAAAAATCCTTCCCATGTCCCCTTAAGCCCTGGGGGTGTCTGAGAAATTTGTGGAGGTGGCAGTTTTGGTTGTTGCAAGGACTGGGGGGAGATGTGGACTGTCAGTGGGGAGGACCATAGGTGTCTGTACCCCACAATGGAGAGTCAGTCCCTCACAAGGAAGAGCTGTCCCAGGCCCTatatgtctacttttttttttttttttgagtctgagtctcattgtgtcatccaggctggtatatgccgtggcgcgatctcggcacactgcaatctccaactcctgggttcaagcgattctgctgcctcagcctacctagtagctgggattacaggcacccaccaccatgcccagctaaattttttgtatttttagtagagacagggtttcaccatgctggccaggccagtctcgaactcctggcctcaagtgatccagccgcctcagcctcccaaagtgctgggattacaggcatgagccaccacacccagccactatATGACTACTTTTGAAGGTTCTGTTGGACATTCATGCGGATGAAGAGCCTGTTTTTAAATCTCTGAGCCCacgtctgggcatggtggctcatgcctgtaatcccagcacctcgggaggccaaggtgggaggatcacttgagcccaggagttgtagacctgcctgggcagcatggcatgaccccatctctacaaaaaaaaattaaaaacattagctggcctggtggcacatgcctatagtcccagctacccaggaggctgaggtgggaggatcacttgagcctgggaggtataggctgcagtgagccgtaattgtgccactgtacttcaacatgggcaatatagtgagaccctgatgccaaaaataaataaataaataaataaaaaaagtctCTGAGCCCAGAACCCAactgacacagtgagaccctatctcaaaaataaataaataattaaaataaataacaaaacaaaacagaaaaaaaatctctgaccTCAGAGCCCAACCCCATGATACACGTAAGTACAAGTATTGTTTGAATGGTTTTAAGAGCTACTGAAATTTCCAGGAATGCAACTACCAGTAAATCAAGAGTGGATTGTGCTTTGTTTTACTCTGCACAAgagttttcatcattttttgAAAACCTGGCAACAGTAGCAACGGCATTTGTATTATTTAAGTCTCCAGTATTACACTCTGGATCACTTTACATTTGTAGTTGTCTCACTTAGCTATGCTTAGGTGTGAGCAGCTGCCCAATTCATTATTCCTTCCATTGTGGTCCTGATTgagtatttatttacatattaaaattcaccttggctgggtgcagtgactcacacctgtaatcccagcactttgggaggctgaggcagggtgaatcacttgagcccaggagttcaagaccagcctggacatcatgatgaaatcctgtctctagtaaaaatacaaaaattagccacgtgtggtggcatctgcctgtggtctcagctacttgggaggctgaggtgggagaatcacttgagcccaggaggttgaggctgcagtgagctgtgactgtgccactgtactccagcctgggcaacagagcagaccctgtctcaaaaacaaaacaaaacaaagcaaacaacaacaacaacaaagaaacaaaaaataaaataaaattcaccttATTTTATAACAAATCACTTTCCTTTTAtgccttctttattttaaaaagtctcatgggataaaataaaacatggtatatccatacaatggaatattatttggcaataaattGAATGaacaaagtactgatacatgctacagcgTGGAtgaatctagaaaaaaatatgctaagtgaaagaagccagttacaaaagaccACAGCTGAGTTCATTTACATAAATGTCCAGAATATGCAGATCCACAGAGCCAAAaaggtagattagtggttgccagggaatgGGAGGAAGGGGATTGGGGGTAACTGCCTACAGGTATAGGGTTTCTTTTGCAGTAATAGATacattctggaattagatagtgttGATGGTTGaccacatactatatgattccttttacagaaatgtccagaataggcaaatctgtagacACAGAAAATAGATTTGTGGTGGCTTGGGGATAGGGAGAGGGTGAGCTGAGGTGGGGGATCGAGGGGACATAGCTAAGATGATCAAGATTTCTTTTggaggccaggctcggtggctcatgcctgtaatcccagcactttgggaggcagaggccagaggatggcttgagcccaggagttagagatcagcctgggcaagatggtgaaaccccatctctacaagaaataaaaatacattagctgGATGcagttgtgtgcacctgtagtctcagctactcaggaggctaagggatcacttgagcccaggagtttgaggctgcagtgagctttgacaggtgccactacactccagcctgggtgacagtgcaagaccctgcctctaaaaaatgaaagaaaaaaattaggatttATTTTGAAGGCAATACAAATGTTCCAAAATGGATTGTGGTAATAGATGTACAACTATGTGACTATAATAAAAGCcaatgaactgtacactttatttatcatgtattttatgtttcttttttttaaatagacagggtcttgctctgatacccaggctggagcgcagtggtgtgatcagagctcactgcagcctagtactcctgggctcaagtgatcctcctgcctcggcctcctaaagtgctgggattacaggcatgagcccccatacTGGGCCTAGAGCTGTATACCTTAAATGGGTGGGTTGtatgtatgtgaattatatctcaataaagccgTCAAAAAGTCTTACAAGTGTAGGTATgtctatatatgcatatatgaatATGAATAGTATTTCAGAGAGTCAAGTGGACATCACAAAATATTTGTAGGAGAAAGGCAGTGTTGCCGTGACAGAGCTCCCCATGCTCTGTTTCCTGTTAGTctccctgattttatttttattttttatttttatttttgagacacagtctcactctgtcgcccaggctggagtgcagtggcaccatctcagctccctgcaacctccgcctcccgggttcaagcaattctcaagtgagccgagatcatgacactgcactgtagtctgggtgacaaagcgagactccatctcaaaaaaaaaaaaaaaaaaaaaagaagccgggcgcagtggctcatgcctgtaatcccagcactttgggatgctgaggtgggcagatcgcttgagctcacaagttctacagcctggacaacatggcaaaacctcgtctctacaaaaagtacaaaaattaactgagcgtggtggtgtatgcctgtagtcccagctatttgggaggctaaggtgggatgatggcttgagcccaagaggtggaggttgcagtgagccaaaatggcatcactgcactccagcctgggtgatagagccagaccttgtgaacaagaaaaaagaatcttCCTTTATTTTAGAGTAAAAGAGACTAATGAGGTGTAACAATCAAATGCAAAGCATGAATGCTGACTGAATCTCAGATTGAAAAATCCTCTATGctataaaagatattttaggGCGATTTGAATATGGACTTTCCAATGAGACAATAGTATAGAattagcatttttgtttgtttgtttttgtttttaggtgtGATGATAGTAATACAATAATGTAGGAGACTGTCCTTGGAAGATACACGTTAAAGTACTTAGGAGTAAAGAGTCATGAGGtcggcggggcacggtggctcacttctgtaatcccagcactttgggaggccatggcgggcggatcacaaggtcaggagatcgagaccatcctggctaacatggtgaaacctgatttctatgaaaaatacaaaaattagccaggcgtggaggcacaCGCCTAGCTGAGCGtgctggtgcgcacctgtagtcccagctactctggaggctgaggcaagtgaattgcttaaacctgggaggcggaggttacagtgagccgagatcatcgcaccactgcactccagcctggcaactgagcaagactctttgtctcaaaaaaaagaaaaaaaaaatcaagacaaaaattgtgtgtgtgtgcgcgcgggtacacacatgcatgcacatgtgtttATGCATGCACAAATGTTAACAACTGGTGAATCTAAGTGCAATGTATAGGGACTATTccttaaacattttcaaaataaaaaggaaaaaaatctatgcTCTAACAgtcccttttcttcttctctgccttatttttcttcatagtattTTTCACTCTCTAACATACTCTATATTTTACTTATCTccttgtttattttgtgtttttctgtaaaataatttcaaatccaCGAGATTAGAGATTTTTGCCTGTATTATTACTACTGGGTTCTCAGTGCCTAGAAAAGTGCCTGGGACACAGTACATACTCAGCAAAGGGTGAgcaaataaatagatagatgaaGACTGAAGGACGACATGCCCACAGGCCTAAGCAGGAAGGGGAATGGGTGGAGACCGCAGGTGTATGTCACCTggttggggtggggagtggtAGAGTACTGTGCAATTGGGCAGTCAAACTCAGCCTGATGGGCATTTCTAGATGAGTTGGAAATGCTGATTTGTAAAACGTGAAGCatcctagctttttttttttttgagatgaagtttcgctcttttgcccaggctagagtgcagtggcgtgatctcagctcactgcaacctccgctttccagtttcaagcgattcttctgcctcaacctcctgggtagctgggattacaggcacccatcaccatgcctggctaatttttgtacttttagcagagacggggttttaccatgctggccaggctggtctcgaacccctgacctcgtgatctgactgtctcagcctcccaaagtactaggattacaggcctgagccaccgcccccCGGCCAGCATCctagtttttaaatgttggcaaccTCTTCAAAAT is a genomic window containing:
- the NOVA2 gene encoding RNA-binding protein Nova-2; this translates as MRMMAAGAVHGLFTASAAPQPPPPPPPPPPQPQPPQQPSPPPQQPPPPPPQPPQQQQPPPQAPPMEPEAPDSRKRPLETPPEVVCTKRSNTGEEGEYFLKVLIPSYAAGSIIGKGGQTIVQLQKETGATIKLSKSKDFYPGTTERVCLVQGTAEALNAVHSFIAEKVREIPQAMTKPEVVNILQPQTTMNPDRAKQAKLIVPNSTAGLIIGKGGATVKAVMEQSGAWVQLSQKPEGINLQERVVTVSGEPEQVHKAVSAIVQKVQEDPQSSSCLNISYANVAGPVANSNPTGSPYASPADVLPAAAAASAAAASGLLGPAGLAGVGAFPAALPAFSGTDLLAISTALNTLASYGYNTNSLGLGLNSAAASGVLAAVAAGANPAAAAAANLLASYAGEAGAGPAGGAAPPPPPPPGALGSFALAAAANGYLGAGAGGGAGGGGGPLVAAAAAAGAAGGFLTAEKLAAESAKELVEIAVPENLVGAILGKGGKTLVEYQELTGARIQISKKGEFLPGTRNRRVTITGSPAATQAAQYLISQRVTYEQGVRASNPQKVG